From the genome of Caballeronia sp. TF1N1, one region includes:
- a CDS encoding CaiB/BaiF CoA-transferase family protein, which produces MSATMDAAASPTQDGLPPLAKHEPPLKGVRVLDLSRVLAAPFSAMMLADLGAEVIKVEHPRGGDQTRHWGTAIQGGERTYYLAINRNKQSVAIDFSKPEGVALVKSLARQSDILVENYLLGTLERYGLGYEALKAENPKLIYCSVSGYGRTGPDAARPGYDSVIQAESGLMSITGEPEGEASKAGVPICDITAGMYATQAILAAFVRRLRNGHGEAIDIALFDCTLANHVSVAANALLLNKAPGRYGNSHADIIPQGLYHAADGPLMFHVGSDQQFARFCADVLGLPELSKDPRFLDNDGRRANRDALDEIMSARFLTRSRLEWLPLFRAAGVPAGLVQNVLEALTSDQAKAREMVCEIDHPTAGRISLVNSPLKLEESSLAAPKAPPLLGEHTDRILGERLGLDDAAIARLRAANIVY; this is translated from the coding sequence ATGAGCGCCACCATGGACGCGGCTGCATCGCCCACGCAGGACGGTTTGCCGCCGCTGGCGAAGCACGAACCGCCCTTGAAAGGCGTGCGCGTGCTCGATCTGTCGCGCGTGCTGGCAGCACCGTTCTCCGCGATGATGCTCGCCGATCTCGGCGCCGAGGTCATCAAGGTCGAGCATCCGAGAGGCGGCGACCAGACGCGTCACTGGGGCACGGCGATTCAGGGCGGCGAGCGCACCTACTATCTGGCGATCAATCGCAACAAGCAGTCGGTCGCGATCGACTTTTCGAAGCCCGAAGGCGTGGCGCTCGTGAAGTCGCTTGCGCGGCAGAGCGACATCCTCGTCGAAAACTATCTGCTGGGTACGCTCGAACGTTACGGTCTCGGCTACGAAGCGCTGAAAGCCGAAAATCCGAAGCTGATCTATTGCTCGGTGAGCGGCTACGGACGTACCGGTCCGGACGCGGCGCGCCCCGGTTACGACTCGGTCATTCAGGCCGAAAGCGGTCTGATGTCGATCACCGGCGAACCGGAAGGCGAAGCCTCGAAAGCCGGCGTGCCGATCTGCGATATCACCGCCGGCATGTACGCGACGCAGGCCATTCTCGCGGCTTTCGTGCGCCGCCTGCGCAACGGCCACGGCGAGGCGATCGATATCGCGCTGTTCGACTGCACGCTCGCCAATCACGTGTCGGTGGCGGCCAATGCGCTGTTGCTGAACAAAGCGCCCGGACGCTATGGCAACAGTCACGCCGACATCATTCCGCAAGGGCTTTATCACGCAGCAGATGGCCCGCTGATGTTCCACGTCGGCAGCGATCAGCAGTTCGCACGCTTTTGCGCCGACGTGCTCGGTTTGCCGGAGCTCTCGAAAGACCCGCGTTTCCTCGATAACGACGGCCGCCGCGCCAACCGCGATGCGCTCGACGAGATCATGTCCGCGCGCTTCCTCACACGCTCGCGCCTCGAATGGCTGCCGCTGTTTCGCGCGGCGGGCGTACCGGCGGGACTCGTGCAGAACGTGCTCGAAGCACTGACGTCCGATCAGGCGAAGGCGCGCGAGATGGTCTGCGAAATCGATCATCCGACTGCCGGGCGCATCAGCCTCGTGAACTCGCCGCTAAAGCTCGAGGAAAGCTCGCTGGCCGCGCCCAAAGCGCCGCCGCTGTTGGGCGAACACACCG